Proteins encoded by one window of Rhodobacteraceae bacterium IMCC1335:
- a CDS encoding EamA family transporter translates to MTIISQPSNNTDGHRFGVLFVFGAGVLWSTVGLGIRLIEDAVVWQILLYRSVSLSLLLYVFIRRRSRESPFAQIRRTGFPAVIAGLSLVAAYSGGIYAIQSTSVANAMLLFATAPFMAAVLGWLVLREPVRLATWVAIAVAIAGIAIMVADKSGGVAVTGSLAALASAFGFAVFTVALRWGKSDEMLPSVFLSGLFGIIVTSGTCLFLELSLVLSIRDGGIAMGMGVFQVGAGLILYTLGSRSLPAAELALLSLAEVLLGPLWVWLFIGETATLNTLTGGAVLLAAISGNALSGKRRKPPPITSP, encoded by the coding sequence ATGACTATCATAAGCCAACCGTCAAACAATACGGACGGGCATCGGTTCGGTGTCCTGTTTGTCTTTGGCGCTGGCGTGCTTTGGTCGACCGTCGGGCTTGGAATACGGCTGATCGAAGACGCGGTTGTGTGGCAGATATTGCTTTACCGTTCGGTTAGCCTGTCACTTCTGCTTTACGTGTTCATTCGCAGGCGGTCCAGAGAAAGTCCCTTTGCCCAGATACGCCGCACCGGGTTTCCAGCGGTGATCGCGGGGCTGTCGCTGGTTGCTGCTTATTCCGGCGGGATATACGCGATCCAGTCGACATCCGTGGCAAACGCCATGCTTTTGTTTGCAACAGCACCCTTCATGGCGGCAGTTCTGGGGTGGCTTGTTCTGCGTGAACCTGTGCGCCTTGCCACCTGGGTAGCGATCGCCGTTGCCATTGCCGGTATCGCGATCATGGTCGCAGATAAATCCGGGGGCGTTGCCGTGACGGGCAGCCTGGCGGCTTTAGCATCCGCCTTTGGGTTTGCGGTCTTCACTGTGGCGCTGCGTTGGGGGAAATCGGATGAAATGCTGCCGTCGGTTTTTCTGTCCGGATTATTCGGCATTATCGTGACATCCGGCACATGCCTGTTTTTGGAATTGTCTCTGGTGTTGTCAATCCGGGATGGCGGCATTGCAATGGGCATGGGGGTGTTTCAGGTCGGCGCAGGGTTGATCCTGTATACTCTGGGGTCTCGCAGCCTTCCTGCTGCGGAACTTGCGCTGTTGTCACTGGCTGAAGTTCTGCTTGGCCCGTTATGGGTCTGGTTGTTTATCGGCGAAACGGCCACGCTGAACACATTGACCGGAGGCGCAGTTTTGCTTGCGGCCATTTCTGGGAACGCTCTGTCAGGCAAGCGACGCAAGCCGCCGCCGATCACGTCACCCTAG
- a CDS encoding DUF1989 domain-containing protein produces the protein MNIVKASYGKAVELTGGASLRIINTYGTQVVDLWAWNKIDLNEYLSVEATRVWSQKLNPQLGDTLVTNLRNPILTIVEDTSPGIHDSFMACCDQQRYERLGVKGYHRNCFDNMLESVSDLGFVIPNPTLASLNVFMNIAVLEDGISLATRPVETKPGDFITFRAEMDCVIALSSCPQDIVRIQSDIENKPKDVAYEVLEQEFNDVGIKSTWVPNYS, from the coding sequence ATGAACATAGTAAAAGCGAGCTATGGAAAAGCCGTAGAATTGACCGGTGGTGCTTCCTTAAGAATTATAAACACTTATGGAACTCAGGTAGTCGATCTTTGGGCGTGGAATAAAATTGACCTGAACGAATATTTGTCAGTAGAGGCGACCAGAGTTTGGAGCCAGAAATTAAATCCACAGCTCGGTGATACTCTTGTGACAAACCTACGAAATCCTATATTGACGATCGTTGAAGATACGTCACCTGGAATACATGACAGCTTCATGGCTTGTTGCGACCAACAAAGATACGAGCGTTTGGGTGTCAAGGGTTATCACCGTAATTGTTTTGACAACATGCTGGAGTCAGTTAGCGATCTCGGATTCGTAATCCCGAACCCCACGTTAGCATCACTGAATGTTTTCATGAATATCGCAGTTCTGGAGGATGGAATATCTCTGGCGACACGTCCAGTAGAAACAAAACCGGGAGACTTTATTACTTTTAGAGCTGAAATGGATTGCGTTATCGCCTTGTCCTCATGCCCCCAGGACATAGTACGAATTCAAAGCGATATAGAAAATAAGCCGAAGGATGTCGCTTACGAAGTATTAGAACAAGAGTTCAATGATGTTGGAATTAAATCTACTTGGGTTCCAAATTATTCTTAA
- a CDS encoding 2Fe-2S iron-sulfur cluster binding domain-containing protein, producing MTDDLNAFLKRVRLYSGVVLFVYAITHLLNHSLNVFSLDAASYAKEHYFRPIWKSQVGTIALYGSFIVHVPLGVMSIISRKSFKISTREWLQIIFIILALFVFVQHVASMYLLTRTFESQLPYEVLYSFVLFDPNEMVASTIFYTLMTVFIWVHGSIGMHNALTFRMKSYSKNFRKFLIIYLGVPILGLFGFWAGLKEQSLAMFFNIQAGNENFLMSVVSKAVPMEAFPSLEMVEALTLKYYPVFVLALLAMGLFNVLRTKYFGQIQITYPNNMAIKVPKGTSVLEASRSAKLPHKSVCGGRGRCTTCRIKVASSDGSLPQPSIHEQRALDRAGLDQSIRLACQLKPVANLSVTPLMNTEIEFDVVGKAHELSGKEQETVILFVDLRNFTKLSETTLPYDVVYILNKYYATCGKAIEANSGRLDKFIGDGIMAIFEASDSIEKNCKEAVKAASEISKQIKLLSTDLSKEFSAELKCGMGIHTGQSIVGLMGYGDTVSRTAIGDNVNVASRLEQMTKAYNSELIISKQVAEKAKLKKGDFVEEAVEVRGRNEKLDIVSIPDASQIQLV from the coding sequence ATGACAGATGATCTCAATGCTTTTTTGAAGAGAGTCAGACTCTATTCTGGAGTAGTTTTATTTGTCTATGCAATAACTCACCTGCTCAATCACTCTTTAAATGTTTTTTCTTTAGATGCGGCCAGCTATGCAAAAGAACATTACTTCAGACCAATTTGGAAAAGCCAAGTTGGTACCATAGCTTTATATGGGTCATTTATTGTACATGTGCCTCTTGGAGTAATGTCTATTATTAGCCGAAAGTCGTTTAAGATCTCAACAAGAGAATGGCTGCAAATCATATTCATAATTTTGGCACTGTTCGTTTTTGTTCAGCACGTCGCATCAATGTACCTTCTGACTAGAACATTTGAATCACAGCTTCCTTATGAAGTTCTTTATTCTTTTGTTTTATTTGATCCGAATGAGATGGTTGCTTCAACGATATTTTACACGTTAATGACAGTGTTTATCTGGGTGCACGGATCCATCGGCATGCACAATGCACTTACGTTCAGAATGAAGAGTTATTCAAAAAACTTTAGAAAGTTTTTGATTATATATCTTGGGGTTCCGATTTTAGGACTATTTGGGTTTTGGGCAGGCTTAAAAGAGCAAAGTCTGGCGATGTTTTTCAATATACAAGCTGGCAATGAAAACTTTTTGATGTCGGTAGTTTCCAAGGCTGTACCTATGGAAGCGTTCCCAAGCTTGGAAATGGTCGAAGCATTAACATTAAAATATTATCCAGTTTTTGTTTTAGCACTGTTAGCGATGGGACTTTTTAATGTTTTAAGGACAAAGTACTTTGGACAAATTCAGATAACTTATCCCAATAATATGGCTATTAAAGTGCCAAAGGGCACCTCAGTATTAGAGGCCAGCAGGTCGGCGAAGCTTCCTCACAAATCTGTCTGTGGTGGCAGGGGGCGCTGTACAACTTGCAGGATTAAAGTTGCATCTAGCGATGGAAGTTTACCTCAGCCAAGCATACACGAACAAAGGGCTTTAGATCGGGCTGGGCTGGATCAGTCTATTCGGCTGGCATGCCAGTTAAAGCCTGTTGCGAACTTATCTGTTACGCCACTGATGAATACCGAAATTGAATTTGATGTAGTGGGAAAGGCGCATGAGCTGTCTGGGAAAGAGCAGGAAACGGTCATTTTATTCGTCGATTTAAGAAACTTTACGAAGCTGTCTGAAACGACTTTGCCCTATGATGTAGTCTATATTCTAAACAAGTATTACGCCACGTGTGGAAAGGCAATTGAGGCGAATAGCGGACGCCTTGATAAATTCATCGGTGATGGAATTATGGCTATATTTGAGGCAAGCGATAGTATTGAAAAGAACTGTAAAGAGGCAGTCAAAGCGGCTTCTGAAATTTCGAAGCAAATTAAACTGCTAAGCACAGATTTGAGCAAAGAGTTTTCTGCGGAGTTGAAATGCGGAATGGGTATTCATACTGGGCAAAGTATTGTCGGCTTGATGGGGTATGGAGATACGGTTAGCCGAACTGCCATCGGTGATAACGTCAATGTGGCGAGCCGTTTGGAACAAATGACGAAAGCTTATAATTCCGAGCTAATTATCTCTAAGCAGGTTGCCGAAAAAGCAAAGCTTAAAAAAGGCGATTTCGTTGAGGAAGCGGTAGAGGTGCGAGGCAGGAATGAAAAATTGGATATAGTGTCCATACCAGATGCGTCCCAGATCCAACTTGTCTAG